One genomic segment of Paenibacillus xylanexedens includes these proteins:
- a CDS encoding nitrilase-related carbon-nitrogen hydrolase, with translation MGKISIGLIQASHEIEGSAPVEVHKEAAVQKHIALVREAAARGAKIIGLQEVFYGPYFCTEQNPKWYASAEPVPEGPTTRRFQELAKELAVVIILPVYEVEGIASYYNTAAVIDADGSYLGKYRKHHIPHVEAGEGTNGFWEKYYFKPGNLGFPVFDTAYARVGVYICYDRHFPEGARLLGLAGAEIVFNPSATVAGTSEYLWKLEQPAHAVANGYYVAAINRVGVEAPWNMGEFYGQSYLVDPRGRMVAIGSRDQDEVVIGEMDTEMIREVRNVWQFYRDRRPETYEHLVSL, from the coding sequence ATGGGCAAAATCAGCATCGGATTAATCCAGGCTTCTCATGAGATTGAAGGTTCGGCTCCCGTTGAAGTGCACAAAGAAGCTGCGGTTCAGAAGCACATTGCGCTGGTCCGTGAAGCTGCTGCAAGAGGCGCCAAGATCATCGGGTTGCAGGAAGTATTCTATGGCCCGTACTTTTGCACAGAGCAGAATCCCAAATGGTATGCATCCGCTGAACCGGTGCCGGAAGGGCCAACGACCAGACGTTTTCAGGAACTGGCGAAGGAGCTTGCGGTGGTGATTATTTTACCTGTGTATGAGGTGGAGGGCATTGCTTCGTATTACAATACGGCAGCCGTCATTGATGCGGATGGTTCATATCTGGGCAAATATCGCAAACATCATATTCCGCATGTGGAGGCGGGTGAGGGCACAAATGGGTTCTGGGAAAAGTATTATTTCAAACCAGGTAACCTCGGGTTTCCGGTATTTGATACGGCCTACGCCAGAGTCGGCGTGTACATCTGTTATGATCGTCATTTTCCGGAAGGGGCACGATTGCTTGGACTGGCGGGGGCTGAAATAGTGTTCAATCCGTCCGCTACGGTTGCGGGTACATCGGAATATCTGTGGAAACTGGAACAGCCTGCTCACGCGGTAGCTAACGGCTATTATGTTGCAGCTATTAACCGGGTTGGCGTGGAAGCGCCGTGGAATATGGGTGAATTTTATGGACAGTCGTACTTGGTGGACCCGCGAGGCAGAATGGTAGCGATCGGCAGCAGAGATCAGGATGAGGTTGTTATTGGCGAGATGGATACGGAGATGATTCGTGAGGTGCGTAATGTGTGGCAGTTCTACCGCGATCGCAGGCCGGAAACGTACGAACATCTGGTTAGTCTGTAA
- a CDS encoding M20 family metallo-hydrolase, whose translation MQTTTGKVINQLRLNERIEQLSQIGRIAETGVCRLALTPEDMDGIIQVRLWMEKAGLTTRLDAFGNLIGRLEGADQALPILMIGSHIDSQPYGGRYDGAIGVLGALEAVQCLIENGIQPRMPIEVIAFCDEEGSRFNKGLFGSRGITGNLEEGELERQDKNGVTRREALEAFGCSPSDFEEAIYPPGSIGSYLELHIEQGPVLEAMNAPVGLVTGISGPLWLTVTMKGMAGHAGSVPMGMRHDALVGSAKVIAAFDDMVREDPEAPTVGTVGSLRVFPDSRNIIPEEVSFTVDLRDMEMERRNQLEARLMNILDDVSFRYGLTYSLTEDTNSEPRYCAEPIKSVIRSSAEEIGVTLPELMSGPFHDALALSLVCDYGMIFVRSKDGISHHPSEYSSPEDIGLGTEVLYRTIRRMCSGMNQPIILPEEAL comes from the coding sequence ATGCAGACCACAACAGGCAAAGTCATTAATCAGCTTCGGCTGAATGAGCGAATTGAGCAGTTGTCACAGATTGGCCGAATCGCGGAGACGGGTGTCTGCCGACTTGCCCTGACCCCGGAAGATATGGATGGCATCATACAGGTTCGTCTCTGGATGGAAAAGGCCGGTCTGACGACTCGACTTGATGCCTTCGGCAATCTGATTGGTCGTCTCGAAGGTGCGGATCAGGCGCTGCCGATCCTCATGATTGGTTCCCATATCGACTCTCAGCCTTACGGCGGTCGATATGATGGAGCAATTGGTGTGCTCGGTGCACTCGAAGCGGTCCAATGCCTGATCGAAAATGGCATTCAGCCCCGTATGCCGATTGAGGTGATTGCCTTTTGCGATGAAGAGGGTTCCCGTTTTAACAAAGGCCTGTTTGGCTCACGTGGCATAACCGGTAACTTGGAAGAGGGTGAACTGGAGCGGCAGGATAAAAACGGAGTGACCCGCCGGGAGGCGCTGGAAGCCTTCGGCTGTTCTCCTTCGGATTTTGAAGAAGCGATCTATCCGCCAGGTTCAATAGGCAGTTATCTGGAGCTGCACATTGAGCAGGGGCCGGTGCTGGAAGCGATGAATGCACCAGTAGGTCTGGTGACGGGCATCTCGGGTCCGTTGTGGCTTACGGTGACGATGAAAGGCATGGCGGGTCATGCCGGCTCCGTTCCGATGGGGATGAGGCATGATGCTTTGGTAGGCAGCGCCAAAGTCATTGCGGCTTTTGACGATATGGTGAGAGAAGACCCGGAAGCTCCAACCGTAGGTACGGTGGGTAGTCTGAGGGTGTTTCCAGACTCGCGTAACATCATCCCGGAGGAAGTCAGCTTCACCGTTGATTTGCGAGATATGGAGATGGAGCGCAGGAACCAGCTTGAAGCCCGATTGATGAACATTTTGGATGATGTGAGTTTCCGATATGGTCTAACCTACTCGCTGACAGAGGATACGAATAGTGAGCCGCGGTATTGTGCAGAGCCAATCAAGTCGGTGATTCGTTCATCTGCGGAAGAGATCGGGGTTACTTTGCCAGAACTGATGAGTGGTCCGTTCCATGATGCATTGGCCCTTTCGCTTGTGTGTGATTATGGCATGATCTTTGTCCGCAGCAAAGACGGCATCAGTCATCATCCCAGCGAATATTCCTCCCCGGAGGATATTGGACTCGGAACGGAAGTATTGTATCGCACCATTCGGAGGATGTGCAGTGGAATGAACCAACCAATCATTTTACCCGAGGAGGCGTTGTGA